GCGCGCCGCGTCCAGGATCTCGTCGATCGCGAAGTGCTCGGCCCAGGGGATGAGCTCCCGCCGCAGCTTCTCGTTGGGCGCGTGCAGCGAGATCGCGAGGTTGATCGGCAGTTCCTCGTTGGCCAGATCGCGCATGCGGCTGGGCACGCCCACCGTGCTGATGGTGATCCGCCGGGCGCCCATGTTCAGGCCCTTGGGGTCGTGCAGCACGCGGATCGCCTTCATCACGGCGTTGTAGTTGGCCAGCGGCTCACCCATGCCCATGAAGACGACGTTGGTGATGTGTTCGTTTCGCGGCTTCATCAACTGGTTGAAGGTAACAATCTGCTCGACGATCTGGTCGGCCGACAGGTTGCCCTTCACACCGTTGACCCCGCTGGCGCAAAACTTACATCCGACCGGGCAACCCACCTGCGAGCTCACACAGGCGGTGCGGCGATCGTCGTCGGGAATCATCACCGTCTCGGCGACGCTGTTGTCGGCCCAGGTGAGCAGCAGCTTGCGCGTGCCGTCGTCGCTGATCTGGTCGCGCGTGATCGTCGATCGCAGGAACGCGAACATCTGCCCGATGCGCCCGCGATCGAGCACCGAGAAGTTGGTCATGAGGGGCGGATCGATGACGTTCTTGCGGTAGACCCAGTCGCGCAACTGTTCAGCCCGGAACTTCGGAAACCCGGCCGCGGTGACGGCGGCGTCGAGGTCGCGGGCGTTCAGTCCGAAAAATGGAGCCGGGGTGACGGTTACGGGATGATTGATGTCGTTCGAAGCCATAGAATGTAATACGTCCATCGGCGGACGATCGGCGACGGAAATCGGAAGCGATTTCCGTCCGTCGAGCCGTTTTCCGATTGACGGGATTTACGGTAACTGCTTAGCTGGAAGGACGCAATTGCCCTTGTTACCATGGTCCATGGGTCGATCGCACGGACGCAACCGAAACGACGTATCATGTCTATTCTCGGCACAAACATGACGCCGCGCCAAGAGCAGCCAGACGAGCAGCTGCTGGCCGAGTATCGCGAGGGAAACAAGGCCAGCTTTGCGCTGCTGGTCGGTCGCTACCAACGCGAGCTGTTCCACTTCCTCGTTCGCTT
Above is a window of Tepidisphaeraceae bacterium DNA encoding:
- the rlmN gene encoding 23S rRNA (adenine(2503)-C(2))-methyltransferase RlmN: MASNDINHPVTVTPAPFFGLNARDLDAAVTAAGFPKFRAEQLRDWVYRKNVIDPPLMTNFSVLDRGRIGQMFAFLRSTITRDQISDDGTRKLLLTWADNSVAETVMIPDDDRRTACVSSQVGCPVGCKFCASGVNGVKGNLSADQIVEQIVTFNQLMKPRNEHITNVVFMGMGEPLANYNAVMKAIRVLHDPKGLNMGARRITISTVGVPSRMRDLANEELPINLAISLHAPNEKLRRELIPWAEHFAIDEILDAARYYFQQTGREITLEYILLAGVNDRPEHARQLATVCKSLRANVNLIRYNEVQGLPFQRPDADDVVNFQNILRHNGVNTHVRKSRGRDIDAACGQLRRKNEQAAGGELVTLGAGA